Proteins from one Flavobacterium sp. N2038 genomic window:
- the gltX gene encoding glutamate--tRNA ligase, whose product MSKQVRVRFAPSPTGALHIGGVRTALFNYLFAKKHNGVFYLRIEDTDQTRFVPGAEAYIMEALEWLGISPDETVGKNEKFGPYRQSERKELYKNYADQLINSGWAYYAFDTPEALTSLRNEQESQGKTFIYNHTNREKLDTSLAISTDEVTKRIANGEHYVIRFKTPVNETLQLKDIIRGDVKFETNLLDDKVLFKSDGMPTYHLANIVDDHLMETSHVIRGEEWLPSMPLHILLYRAFGWEAPEFAHLPLILKPNGKGKLSKRDGEIGGFPVFPLDWKELKGFKGDGYLPDALINFLSMIGWNDGTEKEYFSLQELVEAFDLSRVHKAGARFDIEKAKSVNHHYLSNKSDAFLAEIFEPILESKGIKINKDVVIKIMSLIKDRLVLANDIWDLTDFFFHVPTSYDEKASKNWKEETPTLMQELISVLENIEDFTSVNIETIVKDWLTKNEIGMGKVMQPFRLSLVGALKGPHLFDIVEIIGKEETISRIQKAIETL is encoded by the coding sequence ATGTCAAAGCAAGTTCGTGTGCGTTTTGCACCAAGTCCAACAGGAGCATTACATATTGGCGGAGTTCGTACTGCCCTATTTAATTATTTATTTGCAAAAAAACATAACGGTGTTTTTTATCTTAGAATTGAAGATACAGATCAGACTCGTTTTGTTCCAGGTGCCGAAGCTTATATTATGGAAGCTTTAGAATGGTTAGGAATTTCTCCTGACGAAACCGTTGGAAAAAATGAAAAATTTGGTCCGTACAGACAAAGTGAACGTAAAGAATTATATAAAAATTATGCTGACCAATTGATCAATTCAGGTTGGGCGTATTATGCTTTTGATACTCCAGAAGCCTTAACTTCATTAAGAAATGAACAAGAATCTCAAGGAAAAACTTTTATTTACAATCATACAAACCGTGAAAAATTAGATACGTCTTTAGCAATCTCTACTGATGAAGTTACTAAAAGAATTGCAAATGGAGAACATTATGTGATTCGTTTTAAAACTCCGGTTAATGAAACTTTACAATTAAAAGATATCATTCGCGGTGATGTAAAATTTGAAACTAATCTTCTTGATGATAAAGTTTTGTTTAAAAGTGACGGAATGCCAACCTACCATTTAGCGAATATTGTCGATGATCATTTGATGGAAACTTCTCATGTAATTCGTGGTGAAGAATGGTTGCCATCTATGCCCCTTCACATTTTACTATACAGAGCTTTTGGTTGGGAAGCACCGGAATTTGCACATTTACCATTGATTTTAAAACCAAATGGAAAAGGAAAATTGTCTAAACGCGACGGCGAAATTGGTGGATTTCCAGTATTTCCTTTAGACTGGAAAGAACTAAAAGGATTTAAAGGTGATGGATATTTGCCAGATGCATTAATAAATTTCCTTTCTATGATTGGCTGGAATGATGGAACAGAAAAAGAATATTTTTCATTACAAGAGTTAGTTGAAGCTTTTGATTTAAGCAGAGTTCATAAAGCCGGAGCAAGATTTGATATTGAAAAAGCAAAATCAGTAAATCATCATTACTTATCAAATAAAAGTGACGCTTTTTTAGCAGAAATTTTTGAACCAATTTTAGAATCAAAAGGTATTAAAATCAACAAAGATGTTGTTATAAAAATAATGTCATTAATAAAAGATCGTTTAGTTCTTGCCAATGATATTTGGGATTTAACTGATTTCTTTTTCCACGTACCAACATCATATGATGAAAAAGCAAGCAAAAACTGGAAAGAAGAAACTCCAACTTTAATGCAGGAATTGATTTCTGTTTTAGAAAACATCGAAGATTTTACATCTGTAAATATTGAAACTATCGTAAAAGATTGGTTGACTAAAAATGAAATTGGAATGGGTAAAGTAATGCAACCTTTCCGTTTAAGTTTGGTTGGAGCACTTAAAGGTCCTCACCTATTTGACATTGTTGAAATCATCGGAAAAGAAGAAACAATTTCAAGAATTCAGAAAGCGATTGAAACACTTTAA
- a CDS encoding SPFH domain-containing protein → MGTAFIILIVFGLFIFMSSFFTVKQQSSVIIERFGKFQSVRNSGLQLKIPLVDRLAGRVNLKIQQLDVIIETKTKDNVFIKMKVSVQFKVIQDKVYDAFYKLEYPHDQITAYVFDVVRAEVPKLKLDDVFERKDDIAIAVKRELNEAMTTYGYDIINTLVTDIDPDIQVKNAMNRINAADREKTAAEFEAESSRIRIVAKAKAEAESKRLQGQGIADQRREIARGLVESVEVLNNVGINSQEASALIVVTQHYDTLQAIGADANSNLILLPNSPQAGSDMLNNMVASFTASNQVGEMMKKTNKKVEKHKPNHPQSGYEDDTQPEIQS, encoded by the coding sequence ATGGGTACAGCATTTATTATTCTAATAGTCTTCGGATTATTTATTTTCATGTCGTCTTTCTTTACAGTAAAACAACAATCATCTGTAATTATAGAAAGATTTGGGAAATTTCAAAGTGTTAGAAATTCAGGATTACAGCTTAAAATTCCGTTAGTTGATAGATTGGCCGGACGTGTAAATCTTAAAATTCAGCAATTAGATGTTATCATCGAAACCAAAACGAAAGACAATGTTTTCATTAAAATGAAAGTTTCTGTTCAGTTTAAGGTGATTCAAGATAAAGTATATGATGCCTTTTATAAACTGGAATATCCGCACGATCAGATTACTGCTTATGTATTTGACGTAGTTCGTGCCGAAGTTCCTAAACTAAAATTGGATGATGTTTTTGAAAGAAAAGACGATATCGCAATTGCAGTAAAAAGAGAATTGAACGAAGCCATGACTACTTACGGATACGATATCATCAATACTTTGGTTACTGATATTGATCCGGATATCCAGGTTAAAAATGCTATGAACAGAATTAACGCAGCTGATAGAGAAAAAACTGCAGCAGAATTTGAAGCTGAAAGTTCAAGAATCAGAATCGTTGCCAAAGCAAAAGCTGAGGCTGAAAGTAAACGTTTGCAAGGTCAAGGTATTGCAGATCAACGCCGTGAAATTGCAAGAGGTCTTGTAGAAAGTGTTGAAGTTTTAAACAATGTTGGTATTAATTCTCAGGAAGCTTCTGCCCTAATTGTTGTTACTCAACATTATGATACATTACAGGCAATTGGTGCTGATGCCAATTCTAATTTAATACTATTACCAAATTCTCCACAAGCCGGAAGTGATATGCTAAATAATATGGTTGCATCATTTACTGCTTCAAATCAAGTTGGTGAAATGATGAAGAAAACAAATAAAAAAGTAGAAAAACATAAACCTAATCATCCGCAATCAGGTTATGAAGATGATACTCAACCGGAAATACAATCATAA